The Heyndrickxia vini genome contains a region encoding:
- a CDS encoding ABC transporter ATP-binding protein produces the protein MGNLLEVKDLHVSFGTYAGEVQAVRGVSFEVKQGEAIAIVGESGCGKSVTAKSIMKLLSTPPAKYKSGSILFNGQDLIPKNEREMQRIRGNDISMIFQDPMTSLNPTSKVGSQIMEAVLQHNKVSRKEAWTVAKEMLELVGIPQPEKRLDQYPHEFSGGMRQRAMIAMALACRPKLLIADEPTTALDVTIQAQILELMKGLQQKTETSIILITHDLGVVAEMCDRVIVMYAGKVVETGTVEEIFEKPQHPYTKGLLKSVPRLDMNKNEPLAPIIGTPPDLLEPPKGCSFYARCESAMRICKDYSPELEEVAKGQTAACWLHHPLVSMKKASGK, from the coding sequence ATGGGTAATTTACTAGAAGTTAAAGACTTACATGTTTCCTTTGGGACCTATGCGGGTGAAGTCCAGGCGGTTCGAGGAGTTAGTTTTGAAGTGAAGCAAGGGGAAGCAATTGCAATCGTTGGGGAATCGGGCTGTGGAAAAAGTGTCACAGCTAAATCGATTATGAAACTATTGTCTACCCCGCCGGCTAAATATAAAAGCGGTTCAATCTTATTCAATGGACAAGATCTAATTCCTAAAAACGAAAGGGAGATGCAAAGGATTCGTGGAAATGATATTAGTATGATTTTCCAAGACCCGATGACATCTTTAAACCCTACGAGTAAGGTAGGAAGCCAAATCATGGAAGCTGTCCTGCAGCATAATAAGGTTTCCCGGAAAGAAGCATGGACAGTTGCGAAAGAAATGCTCGAATTGGTAGGAATTCCTCAACCGGAAAAAAGATTGGATCAGTATCCACATGAATTTTCGGGTGGGATGAGACAAAGAGCGATGATAGCGATGGCACTTGCTTGTCGTCCGAAATTATTAATTGCTGATGAACCTACCACTGCACTGGATGTTACGATCCAAGCACAGATACTAGAGCTTATGAAGGGCCTGCAACAAAAAACGGAAACTTCTATTATATTAATCACACATGATTTAGGTGTTGTTGCGGAAATGTGTGATCGGGTGATTGTTATGTATGCGGGAAAAGTAGTGGAGACAGGGACAGTTGAGGAAATCTTTGAAAAGCCACAACATCCTTATACAAAAGGACTTTTAAAATCAGTTCCAAGATTGGATATGAACAAAAACGAGCCACTTGCACCAATAATTGGTACACCGCCGGATTTATTAGAGCCGCCGAAAGGATGCTCCTTTTATGCGAGATGTGAGTCTGCTATGAGAATATGTAAAGACTATTCCCCGGAGCTAGAAGAGGTGGCAAAAGGTCAAACTGCTGCATGCTGGCTCCACCATCCGCTTGTCTCCATGAAAAAGGCTAGTGGTAAATAG
- a CDS encoding ABC transporter ATP-binding protein, which translates to MNSKTIETNDANKTSTLTPLIEVKNLKKYFGSGDQALKAVDGINLDIYPGETVGLVGESGCGKSTAGRTIIRLYDATEGEVLFNGKNIYKNSSSEMAKVRREIQLIFQDPYASLNPRMTVEEIIGEPIAIHGLLHGKKKRERVLELLKLVGLDPEHIHRFPHEFSGGQRQRIGIARALALNPKFIVCDEPISALDVSIQAQVVNLLKDLQKEMGLTYLFIAHDLSMVKYISDRILVMYLGNMMELSESEELYNEPLHPYTQALLSAVPIPNPKLKRERIVLQGDVPSPINPPSGCVFRTRCMHAMDICAQKKPEWHEAKPGHFVSCHLYNKNI; encoded by the coding sequence ATGAATTCGAAAACAATTGAGACAAATGATGCGAACAAGACGAGCACTCTTACTCCTCTTATCGAAGTGAAAAACTTAAAGAAGTACTTCGGTTCCGGTGATCAGGCGTTGAAAGCAGTAGATGGAATTAACCTAGATATCTACCCTGGAGAAACGGTTGGACTAGTTGGAGAAAGTGGCTGTGGGAAGTCAACGGCAGGTCGAACGATTATTCGTTTATATGATGCAACGGAAGGCGAAGTGCTGTTTAACGGTAAAAATATTTATAAGAATAGTAGTAGTGAAATGGCTAAAGTACGCAGAGAAATACAATTGATCTTCCAAGATCCGTATGCTTCCTTAAATCCACGAATGACCGTTGAAGAGATTATCGGTGAGCCCATCGCCATTCATGGATTGTTACATGGAAAAAAGAAACGTGAACGTGTATTAGAATTATTAAAACTAGTAGGGTTGGATCCCGAACATATTCATCGATTTCCACATGAGTTTAGTGGTGGACAACGTCAGCGGATTGGAATAGCCCGAGCATTGGCATTAAATCCGAAATTCATCGTCTGTGATGAACCGATATCTGCTCTGGATGTTTCGATTCAAGCGCAGGTTGTTAATTTACTGAAAGATTTACAGAAAGAGATGGGGCTGACGTACTTATTTATCGCTCATGACCTATCGATGGTTAAATATATTTCTGATCGAATCCTTGTAATGTATTTAGGGAATATGATGGAGCTTTCGGAAAGTGAAGAATTATATAATGAGCCCCTACATCCTTATACACAAGCACTGTTATCAGCGGTACCGATTCCGAACCCTAAATTAAAAAGAGAACGAATTGTTTTACAAGGGGATGTACCAAGTCCAATTAACCCGCCGAGCGGCTGTGTCTTTAGAACACGCTGCATGCATGCCATGGACATCTGCGCACAAAAGAAACCAGAATGGCATGAAGCAAAACCAGGACATTTTGTAAGTTGTCATTTGTATAATAAAAATATATAA
- a CDS encoding SOS response-associated peptidase — protein sequence MCGRFNLYSSIEDLLERFDLINWEMIELSPRYNIAPSQEVLAIVEGESGHRGGFLRWGLVPAWANDPKIGYKMINARAETIDEKPSFKSLLARRRCLIIADGFYEWKKEGNRKTPYHIYLKDRQPFAFAGLWDRWNQDGEMIQSCTIITTEANELMKDIHDRMPVILTKESQKVWLDRSLQDEKQLKSLLVPFAPTLMEANTISELVNSPKNDGAKILNSL from the coding sequence ATGTGCGGTCGATTTAATTTGTATTCCAGTATCGAAGATTTATTGGAGCGGTTCGATCTTATAAATTGGGAAATGATTGAACTTTCCCCAAGATATAATATTGCACCGAGTCAAGAAGTATTGGCAATCGTTGAAGGAGAAAGTGGGCATCGTGGTGGCTTCCTGCGTTGGGGGTTAGTTCCTGCATGGGCAAATGATCCGAAGATTGGTTATAAAATGATTAATGCCAGAGCTGAAACGATCGATGAAAAGCCAAGCTTCAAAAGTTTGTTAGCGAGGAGACGTTGCCTAATCATCGCCGATGGTTTTTATGAATGGAAGAAGGAAGGAAATAGAAAAACACCATACCACATTTATTTAAAAGATAGACAACCCTTTGCATTCGCTGGTCTTTGGGATCGTTGGAATCAAGATGGAGAAATGATTCAATCATGTACGATTATTACAACAGAGGCCAATGAACTAATGAAGGATATTCACGACAGAATGCCGGTCATCTTAACGAAGGAATCTCAAAAAGTCTGGCTGGACCGGTCCCTTCAAGATGAAAAACAACTCAAATCCCTTTTAGTACCGTTTGCTCCAACATTAATGGAGGCCAACACCATATCAGAACTAGTAAATAGTCCAAAGAATGATGGGGCGAAAATACTAAATTCACTATAA
- a CDS encoding VanZ family protein, with product MKKQTIWWVLAIIMCIIIYNFTAAPESTGSNTLKIIERITGLKGEAAGVLNFIIRKLAHISVFGLLGIFLYNAFRKNKIFFAWFLTTLYAASDEYHQSLVPNRTASVCDVLLDSGGALLAMLIIRAIFKGKQKE from the coding sequence ATGAAAAAACAAACAATTTGGTGGGTATTAGCCATCATCATGTGTATCATAATTTATAATTTTACGGCTGCACCGGAATCTACTGGCTCCAACACCTTGAAGATAATTGAAAGAATAACGGGATTAAAAGGTGAAGCAGCAGGCGTATTGAATTTTATTATTCGAAAGCTTGCCCATATTAGTGTATTTGGATTATTGGGGATCTTTTTATATAATGCCTTTCGCAAAAATAAGATATTCTTTGCATGGTTTTTGACGACGCTTTATGCAGCAAGCGATGAGTACCATCAATCACTTGTTCCAAATCGTACGGCTTCCGTCTGTGATGTATTATTGGATTCTGGTGGGGCATTACTAGCCATGCTAATTATTCGGGCAATTTTTAAAGGAAAACAAAAGGAGTAG
- a CDS encoding DUF6114 domain-containing protein, producing the protein MKQTIRQRFKNWRMSRPFWGATLSLLSGLIILYVPLQLIQIAFAPGNLVVIGIIFGGLVVLLGILGFIFPKFHIVFGILTIFLSVLSIMGALGGFFIGTILGIIGGSLSIAWRIVPVSTNKEQIEEDQTIQEIAASK; encoded by the coding sequence ATGAAACAAACGATTAGACAACGTTTTAAAAATTGGAGAATGAGCCGACCATTTTGGGGGGCGACTTTGTCGCTCCTTTCTGGACTCATTATTTTATATGTACCTTTACAGTTAATTCAAATCGCATTTGCCCCTGGTAATTTAGTAGTAATTGGAATAATTTTCGGAGGCTTAGTTGTCCTTTTAGGGATTTTAGGCTTCATTTTTCCGAAATTTCATATCGTATTTGGAATTTTAACCATTTTTTTATCTGTTTTATCTATTATGGGAGCATTAGGCGGTTTTTTCATCGGGACGATTCTAGGAATTATTGGCGGTTCCTTATCTATCGCCTGGAGAATTGTACCGGTTTCAACAAATAAAGAACAAATAGAAGAGGATCAAACAATTCAAGAAATTGCGGCAAGTAAATGA
- a CDS encoding DUF6230 family protein: MNEAMVLQGKTSKKHFLIALLAGFLFLGTLLTVFGATGVAYAMPMGGIGKFNVSFDEMQGKGFKLYGSLYGDPSKGADHVKPVFVNDIKEVTIKGLKISKEVSLPLLGDYTVMITAGNGSVPVELTGLIQKAALVQGNAQFTDMNISENYVEASDPEAASKAFTQGATTVTIKDGSLETHYLFQQVAKLPGLKVEFIKKGK, translated from the coding sequence ATGAATGAGGCAATGGTCTTACAGGGGAAAACATCAAAAAAGCATTTCTTAATTGCACTATTAGCGGGTTTTTTATTTCTTGGGACACTACTAACAGTGTTTGGAGCAACAGGTGTTGCCTATGCAATGCCGATGGGTGGTATCGGAAAGTTCAATGTATCGTTTGATGAGATGCAAGGGAAAGGATTTAAATTGTATGGATCCCTATACGGTGATCCAAGCAAAGGTGCCGATCATGTGAAACCAGTATTTGTAAATGATATCAAAGAAGTCACCATTAAAGGTTTAAAAATTTCAAAAGAAGTCTCACTCCCACTTCTCGGTGATTACACGGTTATGATTACTGCTGGTAACGGTAGTGTTCCTGTTGAATTAACTGGTCTTATCCAAAAAGCAGCGCTTGTTCAAGGAAATGCTCAATTTACAGATATGAATATTAGCGAGAATTATGTTGAAGCAAGTGACCCGGAAGCTGCCAGCAAAGCTTTTACTCAAGGGGCAACAACAGTCACTATTAAGGACGGCAGTCTTGAGACACATTATCTTTTCCAACAAGTAGCAAAACTGCCTGGATTGAAAGTTGAGTTTATAAAAAAAGGCAAATAA
- a CDS encoding LuxR C-terminal-related transcriptional regulator encodes MVNLTLNNHMKLVLKNGVELLCDHQDQIIKEWAGILEYMKIHHKKSAHAFEFAFSFFSQFLKMSEQNIDHLISDIRTEWFQQFHRPPEPNLLIFILSLLENAVHKVIKLNTTRSFHLHPSVQFLFSKICEEMLASTKHDKFHIDSLCEQMVRSEQLDIEWIARVEHVENGYQLKKITGLSMKTKFQVIASSWFQITEEILQKTGGKKGRSDVFPIPWKNETLLFCINNHDGSSIVPFLTYAMHVLQIEEENYQIHWKDAVILFNEWIMRSKNLDEAIKNIAYGYAHYLPFERCAIFRYSNIEEKGQGLFGYHFNDEEIRSIKENIDNFPSLYKSLARLNPANEALKNFQPMYFSHASEEFPYRYVQTFQLESVVVAPIYVPADGKLIGAAFLDRGPGKFFDVDSNTFAALLKFGQGAGELLSKFTEPEHWPSKDPLLSSREISVLELLAEGASTTEAAEALHLSEYTVRDYVSNIMKRLNARNRTEAAVKAIRLGIIK; translated from the coding sequence ATGGTGAATCTCACACTAAATAATCATATGAAACTAGTGTTGAAGAATGGCGTTGAACTTTTATGTGATCATCAAGACCAAATTATTAAAGAATGGGCAGGCATTTTGGAATACATGAAAATTCATCATAAAAAATCTGCGCACGCATTTGAGTTCGCTTTTTCATTCTTTTCTCAATTCCTAAAAATGAGTGAACAAAATATCGACCATTTAATTAGTGATATACGGACCGAGTGGTTTCAACAATTTCATAGACCGCCAGAACCAAATTTATTAATTTTTATTTTGTCACTATTAGAAAATGCTGTACATAAAGTAATTAAATTAAATACGACCCGTTCATTTCATTTGCATCCTTCTGTCCAGTTTTTGTTTTCAAAAATTTGCGAAGAAATGCTTGCATCTACAAAACATGACAAGTTTCATATCGATTCACTATGTGAACAGATGGTTCGATCAGAGCAATTAGATATTGAATGGATAGCTAGAGTGGAGCATGTGGAAAATGGGTATCAATTAAAAAAAATTACAGGTTTATCAATGAAAACAAAATTCCAAGTAATAGCATCATCATGGTTCCAAATCACTGAAGAAATATTGCAAAAAACAGGAGGGAAAAAGGGAAGAAGCGATGTTTTTCCTATCCCTTGGAAAAATGAAACTTTGCTCTTTTGTATCAATAATCATGATGGATCGTCTATCGTTCCGTTTTTGACATATGCAATGCATGTGCTGCAAATTGAAGAAGAAAACTATCAAATACATTGGAAAGATGCGGTTATTTTATTTAATGAATGGATAATGCGTTCGAAAAATTTGGATGAGGCAATTAAAAATATTGCCTACGGATATGCACATTATTTGCCATTTGAGAGATGTGCAATTTTTCGCTATTCAAACATCGAAGAAAAAGGACAGGGACTCTTCGGCTATCATTTTAATGATGAAGAAATTCGGAGTATTAAAGAAAATATTGATAATTTTCCTTCATTATATAAAAGTTTAGCACGATTAAATCCTGCAAATGAAGCATTAAAGAATTTTCAGCCCATGTATTTTTCACATGCATCGGAGGAATTTCCTTATCGCTATGTTCAAACGTTCCAACTAGAATCCGTGGTTGTTGCACCGATTTATGTCCCCGCTGATGGTAAGCTTATTGGTGCTGCTTTTTTAGATAGAGGCCCAGGAAAGTTTTTTGATGTTGACAGCAATACATTTGCGGCATTATTAAAATTTGGTCAAGGTGCAGGAGAACTTTTATCAAAATTTACTGAACCTGAACATTGGCCATCAAAAGATCCATTGCTATCTTCAAGGGAAATTAGTGTGTTGGAATTACTTGCGGAAGGAGCCTCCACAACGGAAGCCGCGGAGGCACTTCATTTAAGTGAATATACGGTACGTGATTATGTATCAAATATTATGAAGCGATTAAATGCTAGAAATAGAACGGAAGCTGCTGTTAAGGCAATTCGATTAGGAATTATAAAGTAG
- a CDS encoding DUF1659 domain-containing protein has translation MADILLKGSSLRLVFNNGVDDNGKPVFKTKTFNNIRLEATPEEMLKVAQAIDSLSQKDLFNVERNDSSDVKA, from the coding sequence ATGGCAGATATCCTTTTAAAGGGTTCAAGTTTAAGACTTGTATTTAATAACGGTGTAGATGATAATGGCAAGCCGGTGTTTAAAACAAAAACATTCAATAATATCCGTCTGGAGGCAACGCCGGAGGAAATGTTGAAGGTCGCACAAGCAATTGACTCATTATCTCAAAAAGACTTATTTAATGTAGAGCGAAACGATAGCTCTGATGTAAAGGCGTAA
- a CDS encoding DUF2922 domain-containing protein has product MKTLELQFTTSENKTARISIEEPIEPVDTNKVKAAMEEIIASNVFISSTGSAYTEIKGVRLIENNVTEYNL; this is encoded by the coding sequence ATGAAAACATTGGAGCTTCAATTTACTACATCCGAAAATAAAACAGCTCGAATTTCCATCGAGGAGCCAATCGAACCGGTGGATACGAACAAAGTAAAAGCAGCGATGGAAGAAATTATTGCATCAAACGTGTTCATTAGTTCAACTGGCTCCGCCTATACCGAAATAAAAGGTGTAAGGCTGATCGAAAATAATGTAACAGAGTATAATCTATAA
- a CDS encoding YvrJ family protein yields MDQLLPFISEVGFPIIVTLYLLYRIETKLDAVVQSIVSLPERLKRIE; encoded by the coding sequence ATGGATCAGCTATTACCCTTCATTAGTGAAGTCGGCTTTCCTATTATTGTTACGCTGTACCTACTCTATCGTATTGAAACGAAATTAGATGCAGTTGTACAATCAATCGTAAGCTTGCCCGAGCGTTTGAAGAGAATAGAGTAG
- a CDS encoding metal-dependent hydrolase family protein → MTYILVKNGTLIDGKGGQPIQNAAVLIKDNKIVQVGKLEDINLPTEEVDVVDAENGYILPGLIDTHVHLMMEFTDIRKSLATPFAYKFYQAIGYMKKTIDAGITTVRDAGFTDLGVKQAVEDGLVLGPRMQVSINPLTITGGHGDNWTRSGIDTTSLSYPGMPSGFCDGPEQVRQKVREMLRAGADIIKVHATGGVMSPTDHPEFTQFSQEELRIIVEEARFRRGIKVMAHAQGAEGIKNAVRAGIHSIEHGIYLDDEAIELMLKHGTYLVPTLLAPVAVLEQGKNSDNMPEHAIQKSLEVVDIHHESVSKAFKAGVKIAMGTDAGVMPHGSNLRELNLMCSIGMTPMESIVATTKVAAECLGWEDKLGTVEEGKLADLVITKVDPLANISSLEDQTNIVTVMKDGQIVKDLRVGTSNLVTQ, encoded by the coding sequence ATGACTTACATACTAGTGAAAAACGGAACGCTTATCGATGGAAAAGGCGGGCAACCCATTCAAAATGCTGCAGTACTGATTAAAGACAATAAAATTGTCCAAGTAGGAAAACTTGAAGATATTAATCTTCCTACTGAAGAAGTAGATGTAGTTGATGCGGAAAATGGATACATTCTTCCGGGCTTAATTGATACACATGTCCATTTAATGATGGAATTTACCGATATAAGAAAATCTTTAGCTACACCATTTGCATATAAGTTTTATCAAGCAATTGGATATATGAAAAAGACCATTGATGCAGGGATAACTACTGTTCGTGATGCGGGATTCACAGATCTAGGGGTGAAACAGGCAGTGGAGGACGGACTTGTACTTGGACCACGTATGCAAGTAAGTATTAATCCACTAACGATTACCGGTGGTCATGGGGATAACTGGACACGCTCGGGAATTGATACAACTAGTCTTTCCTACCCTGGAATGCCAAGCGGATTTTGTGATGGTCCTGAACAAGTACGTCAAAAAGTAAGAGAAATGTTGCGAGCGGGTGCTGATATCATAAAGGTTCATGCAACAGGTGGAGTAATGAGCCCAACAGATCATCCGGAGTTTACACAATTTTCGCAAGAGGAACTAAGGATTATCGTTGAAGAGGCAAGATTCCGTCGTGGCATTAAAGTAATGGCTCATGCACAAGGTGCAGAAGGAATCAAAAATGCTGTCCGCGCTGGAATTCATTCCATTGAGCATGGAATTTACCTAGATGATGAAGCGATTGAATTGATGTTGAAACATGGAACTTACCTAGTTCCAACTTTACTAGCACCGGTCGCGGTATTAGAGCAAGGAAAAAATAGTGACAATATGCCAGAGCATGCCATCCAAAAGTCGTTAGAAGTGGTAGATATACACCATGAAAGTGTTTCGAAGGCATTTAAAGCTGGTGTGAAAATCGCAATGGGTACTGATGCAGGGGTGATGCCGCACGGAAGTAATCTTCGTGAATTAAATCTGATGTGCAGCATTGGTATGACTCCTATGGAATCAATCGTTGCGACGACAAAAGTAGCTGCGGAATGCCTTGGCTGGGAAGATAAGCTCGGCACAGTTGAGGAAGGAAAACTAGCAGATCTCGTCATTACCAAAGTGGACCCACTTGCAAATATTTCTTCACTTGAAGATCAAACGAATATTGTTACTGTAATGAAAGATGGACAAATAGTGAAAGATTTAAGAGTGGGAACATCGAATTTAGTCACTCAGTAA